The window AGAAGCGGGACTTTTAATTCATGGAACTGGCTTTAATATTGATTCGCAACTTTATCTAGATGATAAAAAGATGGAGACCATTTTTATGAGTGAAACACAGCTTTTCATTTCAACTGAACGAAAAGAGATTAAAAAGGTGACTTTAAAACAGTTAAGCCGACGACATCACGTTCTTGGAGAAGCCATTGACTTCATCATTGAAGATGACTCAAGAGTTGACAATAAAAAATAAATCTGCTAGATTAAAAAGAAATAGGAAAGAGGAGGAAATTTATTCTTCCTCTTTTTCATGAACGAAAAGGATGTGAGAGTATGACGATTAGGCAACATTTTAAACAAAATGCTGCTTTTTACAAAGATTTATGGGTGATTGCACTCCCGATTGCTTTGCAACAACTCGTAACCTCAAGTTTAAATATGGTGGATACGTTAATGGTTGGAAAAGTAGGGGTCGATGCTGTCGCTGCTGTCGGGGTTTCAAACCAATACTACTTTTTATTAAATATGGTTATGTTTGGGATTTACAGTGGAGGAATGGTGTACTTTGCTCAATTTTGGGGAAAGCGAGACATTCGTAACATTCATCGATTACTTGGCTTCACGCTTGTTTTAGGGACCATACTCGCTGTCGTGTTTACGGGCTTAGCCCTGATTATTCCTGAGCAAATTATTAGTATCTTTACTGACAATACGGCGGTTCAAGCGTTAGGGGCGAAATATTTACGAATGGCGTGCTTAAGTTATCCGTTTATGATTTTATCCTTTGGGTTTAGCATGGGATTACGTGCGGTAGAAAAGCCAAAATTCTCGATGATTGCCTCAGTGATTGCTTTAACTTTAAATACGGTTCTTAACTTGATTTTAATTTTTGGTTTATTTAACTTTCCAGCACTTGGTGTTATCGGTGCGGCCATTGCGACGTTAATTTCTCGAATTGTTGAGTTTGTTTTAATCATTGGATTTGCTTATTTAAAAACAGATACGATGAATCCTAAATTATCGGTGTTACTATCCTTTGATCGTGAACTCATTCGTAAATTAGCTGTGACCAGTCTTCCGGTTGTGGTGAATGAATGTTTCTGGGGACTTGGAACAACGGCATACATGGTTATTTATGGAATGATTAATGTCGAAGCCATCTCGATTATGAATATTGTGACCTCTATTTTTAATATTTTCTTTATCGCAGCGATCGGAGTTGGAAATGCCTCGACCGTTATGCTCGGTAAACAATTAGGAGCCGGTGAGAAAGAGCAAACGTATAAAGATGCGATCTTATTCTTAAAGGTTGGAATTGTGCTTGGGGTTTTATCAGGACTTTTATTAGTCTTCTGTATTCCGATGATGTTAACGTTATATAAAGATTTTGAAGCATCGACCTTATTGACGATGGCACAGGTTTTAGTGGTATTTGCCATCGGGTTAACGTTTAGATTCATTAATATCATTAATATCGTTGGGGTGTTTCGTGCAGGTGGAGATACAAAATATGCGATGATTTTAGAGTTAGGTGTTCTTTGG of the Turicibacter sp. TJ11 genome contains:
- a CDS encoding MATE family efflux transporter gives rise to the protein MTIRQHFKQNAAFYKDLWVIALPIALQQLVTSSLNMVDTLMVGKVGVDAVAAVGVSNQYYFLLNMVMFGIYSGGMVYFAQFWGKRDIRNIHRLLGFTLVLGTILAVVFTGLALIIPEQIISIFTDNTAVQALGAKYLRMACLSYPFMILSFGFSMGLRAVEKPKFSMIASVIALTLNTVLNLILIFGLFNFPALGVIGAAIATLISRIVEFVLIIGFAYLKTDTMNPKLSVLLSFDRELIRKLAVTSLPVVVNECFWGLGTTAYMVIYGMINVEAISIMNIVTSIFNIFFIAAIGVGNASTVMLGKQLGAGEKEQTYKDAILFLKVGIVLGVLSGLLLVFCIPMMLTLYKDFEASTLLTMAQVLVVFAIGLTFRFINIINIVGVFRAGGDTKYAMILELGVLWTVGVLGAFIAVKFFHAPLLIVAIIVQLEEVAKVFIGMFRVHSKKWINQLV